The following are encoded together in the Halanaerobiales bacterium genome:
- a CDS encoding ATP-binding protein, translating to MGNLLEESKLEFGCKPKIIKKFLEKLFNILESYNTHIENLNFRIELASREMLANAIEHGCSSAPKINSSKSNFKIRVNVKIKNDKIILSVKDPGKGFDWENCNLESELSFAEKGRGLKMINEVVDRLEFNNSGNKITVYFYSRDKIVEK from the coding sequence ATGGGTAATTTATTAGAAGAGAGTAAATTAGAATTTGGATGTAAGCCTAAAATCATCAAAAAATTTTTAGAAAAACTATTTAATATTTTAGAATCTTATAATACCCATATTGAAAATTTGAATTTTCGTATTGAATTAGCCTCTCGAGAAATGCTGGCAAATGCAATTGAACATGGTTGTAGTAGTGCTCCAAAGATTAATTCCTCTAAAAGCAATTTTAAAATCAGAGTTAATGTAAAAATTAAAAATGATAAAATAATATTAAGTGTAAAAGACCCTGGTAAAGGTTTTGATTGGGAGAATTGTAATTTAGAATCAGAATTATCTTTTGCAGAAAAAGGAAGAGGTTTAAAGATGATTAATGAGGTTGTTGATAGATTAGAATTTAATAATAGTGGTAACAAAATTACAGTATATTTCTATAGTAGAGATAAGATAGTAGAAAAATAA
- a CDS encoding STAS domain-containing protein gives MEEKNFKFIVDEREVPIMKFNGEIVFENSNELKETAKEKIRETEYQNLIMDFEDVSFIDSSGIGFILSLFKFLREREGGLVIANANEKIKKSFNITKISQIINIFDSVDEAYNNLK, from the coding sequence ATGGAAGAGAAAAACTTTAAATTTATTGTTGATGAAAGAGAAGTTCCAATAATGAAATTCAATGGAGAAATTGTTTTTGAAAATTCTAATGAACTTAAGGAGACAGCTAAAGAAAAAATACGCGAAACTGAGTATCAAAATTTAATAATGGATTTTGAAGATGTTTCTTTTATTGATAGTTCTGGTATTGGTTTTATTTTATCATTATTTAAATTTTTACGGGAAAGAGAAGGTGGATTAGTGATAGCTAATGCTAATGAAAAAATAAAGAAAAGTTTTAATATAACTAAAATATCTCAAATAATAAATATTTTTGATAGTGTAGATGAAGCATATAATAATCTAAAATAA
- a CDS encoding PP2C family protein-serine/threonine phosphatase has protein sequence MYYNILLIFVSVIIFGYYLLKRENEKLKNTIIEKEENIEDLKKDIEGKLKKAQDVHRKMLPDGLNEPQNFFISDYYKPAEYIGGDYYNLFKIDHEAMDPLFNQYLFYFFDVSGHGIDSTLLSIFINDSIENYFKLRHNPGEMVSTKDLMTYIDQKYQNEQFPDDYLLCMFIGVIDLDKSQLEYSARGFQFPFFELDSHNNINDYSIGGLPISTAIGSMKNFNKEEKLELEKNTSLFFSTDGLFESENENIIYHKKIDKLLKKYSFLPAPYLNDIIQKDFYDFMGDKDNRDDITYLIMDYFDGDVEEGNIFKQNFELDFINDIKENLTTFIKSNEKISSKNNINFKFIDDSSKIMLAIEDKSRKVKWDEFIKKYEFQNEIVFMEEIANKDITKNFFEEAKIYISKNKLGNKVYFLLFKNKSEV, from the coding sequence ATGTACTATAATATATTATTAATATTTGTTTCTGTTATTATTTTTGGATATTATTTATTAAAAAGAGAAAATGAAAAATTGAAAAATACTATAATAGAAAAAGAAGAAAATATTGAAGATTTAAAAAAAGATATTGAAGGCAAATTAAAAAAAGCTCAGGATGTCCATAGAAAAATGTTACCTGATGGTTTAAATGAACCCCAAAACTTTTTTATAAGTGATTATTATAAGCCGGCTGAATATATTGGTGGAGATTATTATAATTTATTTAAAATAGATCATGAGGCTATGGATCCTCTTTTTAATCAGTATTTATTTTATTTTTTCGATGTGTCTGGGCATGGAATTGATAGTACATTATTATCGATATTTATAAATGACAGTATTGAAAATTATTTTAAATTACGCCATAATCCAGGAGAAATGGTTTCAACTAAAGATTTAATGACATATATTGATCAAAAATATCAAAATGAGCAATTTCCAGATGATTACCTTCTCTGCATGTTCATAGGAGTTATTGATTTAGATAAAAGTCAATTAGAATATAGTGCCCGTGGCTTTCAATTTCCTTTTTTCGAATTAGATTCTCATAACAATATAAATGATTACAGTATTGGAGGTTTGCCGATCTCTACTGCTATTGGTTCTATGAAAAATTTTAATAAGGAGGAAAAATTAGAACTTGAAAAAAATACCAGTTTGTTTTTTTCAACTGATGGTCTTTTTGAAAGTGAAAATGAGAATATAATTTATCATAAAAAAATTGATAAATTATTAAAAAAGTATTCATTTTTACCTGCCCCTTATTTGAATGATATAATCCAAAAAGATTTTTATGATTTTATGGGAGATAAAGATAATAGAGATGATATTACCTATTTAATTATGGACTATTTTGATGGTGATGTAGAAGAAGGAAATATTTTTAAGCAAAATTTCGAACTGGATTTTATAAATGATATAAAAGAAAATTTAACTACTTTTATAAAAAGCAATGAAAAGATATCTAGTAAAAATAATATAAATTTTAAATTTATAGACGATTCTTCTAAAATTATGCTAGCTATAGAAGATAAAAGTAGAAAAGTTAAATGGGATGAATTTATTAAAAAATATGAGTTTCAAAATGAAATTGTATTTATGGAAGAAATAGCAAATAAAGATATAACTAAGAATTTTTTTGAAGAAGCTAAGATTTATATAAGCAAAAATAAATTAGGAAATAAAGTTTATTTCCTTTTATTTAAAAATAAAAGTGAGGTGTAA
- a CDS encoding DICT sensory domain-containing protein yields the protein MQNISLYKKFFPEINGDVKEVKEDYFYKTPEKFPVKFETSIPTLEMISKILEEVLLIEESEAVAYVGFQKLSRAEAVHDRYHLIADKIKKVYMFGEKDKLLKPHSDIKFVYLPPKHDLIKEWFLIVDHPKRKSMLVAYDLDGFGKYEDEKKRNFIGFKTNNPLLVKKGIKLIKTIL from the coding sequence TTGCAAAATATTTCATTATATAAAAAGTTTTTTCCAGAGATTAATGGGGATGTTAAAGAAGTAAAAGAAGATTATTTTTATAAAACTCCTGAAAAATTTCCTGTTAAATTTGAAACTTCTATTCCAACTCTAGAAATGATTTCTAAAATATTGGAAGAGGTTTTGCTTATAGAAGAATCTGAGGCAGTTGCTTATGTTGGTTTTCAAAAACTCTCCAGGGCAGAAGCGGTTCATGATAGATATCACCTCATAGCTGATAAAATCAAAAAGGTATATATGTTTGGAGAAAAGGATAAATTGTTAAAACCTCATTCAGATATTAAATTTGTATATTTACCACCTAAACATGATTTGATAAAAGAGTGGTTTTTGATAGTTGATCATCCTAAACGCAAATCCATGTTAGTAGCCTATGATTTAGATGGATTTGGAAAATATGAGGATGAGAAAAAACGTAATTTTATTGGATTTAAAACCAATAACCCTTTACTGGTAAAAAAGGGAATAAAATTGATAAAAACCATATTATAG
- a CDS encoding SpoIIE family protein phosphatase, whose amino-acid sequence MKRENLEANKYIASLIENYTVKLEMKQMELEYLYYELEKQIKKADEIHKRTLNYNNPKLKNYSFESYYLPAENLGGDFYDIIKKGNKVILYLSDVTGHGLEAAVMSSFIKSTINSYVEAVNIEKINPANIGRFLAEQYLKENYPDDYFICTIIMVLNTDTDQLEYLNLGIQEPILLYRENRNTKKLDKLINKGLPISSAFSIDVLDFKTDNLYLEEGDTLIFNTDGITEERVDGEYFVDMYQEVFLNKVDLPPAVISQNIKNKFIEFTRESNPIRDDITYLIFQKNKKNTKKYYFEIDSNKKAVRKFHKEIFDLLGHNDKKDIFIMGLHELIINAMEHGNKANKNKKIRIELLVNEKFVFAVVEDEGKGFNWKKEIDKNFNLAKNSDRGRGIIMTFAGCDEFFYNKIGNKAYLMKKM is encoded by the coding sequence ATGAAGAGAGAAAATTTAGAAGCTAATAAATACATTGCATCACTCATAGAAAATTATACAGTTAAATTAGAAATGAAACAAATGGAGTTAGAATATTTATATTATGAATTGGAAAAACAAATTAAAAAAGCAGATGAAATACATAAACGCACCTTAAACTATAATAATCCAAAGTTAAAGAATTATTCTTTTGAAAGCTATTATCTTCCTGCAGAAAATTTAGGTGGAGATTTTTATGATATTATTAAAAAAGGCAATAAAGTTATATTATACTTATCTGATGTAACAGGCCATGGACTGGAAGCAGCAGTTATGAGTAGTTTTATCAAAAGTACTATCAATAGTTATGTAGAAGCGGTAAATATTGAAAAAATTAATCCGGCTAATATTGGACGATTTTTGGCAGAACAATATTTAAAAGAAAATTATCCAGATGATTATTTTATTTGTACGATTATTATGGTTTTGAATACTGATACTGATCAATTAGAATATCTAAATTTAGGTATACAGGAACCTATATTATTGTATAGGGAAAATAGAAATACTAAAAAATTAGATAAATTGATAAATAAAGGATTGCCTATATCATCTGCTTTTTCTATTGATGTTTTAGATTTTAAAACTGATAATTTATATTTAGAAGAAGGAGATACTTTGATTTTTAATACTGATGGTATTACAGAAGAAAGAGTTGATGGAGAATATTTTGTCGATATGTATCAAGAGGTTTTTCTAAATAAAGTTGATTTACCACCAGCAGTTATTTCTCAAAATATAAAAAATAAATTTATTGAGTTTACAAGGGAAAGCAATCCTATTAGAGATGATATTACTTATTTAATTTTTCAAAAAAACAAAAAAAATACAAAAAAATATTATTTTGAAATTGATAGTAATAAAAAAGCAGTAAGAAAATTTCATAAAGAGATTTTTGATTTATTGGGACATAATGATAAAAAAGATATATTTATAATGGGTTTGCATGAATTAATAATTAATGCTATGGAACATGGTAATAAAGCAAATAAAAATAAAAAAATAAGAATAGAATTATTAGTAAATGAAAAATTTGTTTTTGCAGTAGTAGAAGATGAAGGGAAGGGTTTTAATTGGAAAAAAGAAATAGATAAAAACTTTAATTTAGCTAAAAATAGTGATCGTGGAAGAGGTATAATAATGACTTTTGCTGGTTGTGATGAGTTTTTTTATAATAAGATTGGAAATAAAGCATATTTAATGAAAAAGATGTAA
- a CDS encoding STAS domain-containing protein, with product MEINKNILNENKVIVSPQENIDFANSNELKEELISIKEEGYNQIEIDFGEVNSIDSSGLGKLLLFHKRLKEKDGELSIKNIQSDYIKNMFDMIKLNKVIKIDEK from the coding sequence ATGGAAATAAATAAAAATATATTAAATGAAAATAAAGTAATTGTTAGTCCTCAAGAAAATATTGATTTTGCTAATTCTAATGAATTAAAAGAAGAATTAATCTCTATAAAAGAAGAAGGGTATAATCAGATAGAGATTGATTTTGGAGAAGTTAATAGTATCGATAGTTCAGGTTTGGGAAAACTATTATTATTTCATAAAAGATTAAAAGAGAAAGATGGAGAGTTATCTATAAAAAATATTCAAAGTGACTATATAAAGAATATGTTTGATATGATTAAATTAAATAAAGTTATAAAAATAGATGAAAAATAA
- a CDS encoding HD domain-containing phosphohydrolase: protein MVNTQFSSIVTQNFGQLPENEMRISDLFISISRALDMGKIEILDHSSRVAYISLELANYLEFNKKEINKLVLTSLINNIGIMSVEEKRIIKNNFQLNEKFIERQSRNGANLLKKINFLPNIDNIILYSHHKWNGDNFDNVKEKKIPLASRIIFLADRIESLISEEKYILFQVDRILNKIKEKSGEWFDPDLVKAFLKLAKKESFWLNLETKEYNNILEEWGKETQIKINLKNLESLATILAHLIDRISPFTSRHSTGVSTIAAMLTHELGYEELEQRVIRIAGLFHDLGKLIIPAEIIEKEAELTDKEYKIIKQHSYYTYRLLKKIRGLGSMPEWAAFHHERLDGSGYPFRFSSEDINIGSRIMAVSDVFQALTEDRPYRSAFTISKALEIMEEMVENNKIDENIFLTLKQSI, encoded by the coding sequence GTGGTAAATACTCAATTTAGTTCTATTGTAACTCAAAATTTTGGTCAATTACCTGAAAATGAAATGAGAATTAGTGATTTGTTTATTAGTATTTCTAGAGCACTTGATATGGGAAAAATTGAGATCTTGGATCATTCAAGTAGAGTTGCCTATATATCTTTGGAATTAGCAAATTATCTAGAATTTAACAAAAAAGAAATAAATAAATTAGTTTTAACTTCTTTAATTAATAATATTGGGATAATGAGTGTTGAAGAAAAGAGGATTATCAAAAATAATTTTCAATTAAATGAAAAATTTATAGAAAGACAAAGTAGGAATGGAGCAAATTTACTCAAAAAAATAAATTTTTTACCTAATATTGATAATATTATTTTATACAGTCACCATAAATGGAATGGAGATAATTTTGATAATGTAAAAGAAAAGAAAATTCCTTTAGCAAGTCGTATAATTTTTCTTGCTGATAGAATTGAATCTCTAATTAGTGAAGAAAAATATATATTATTTCAGGTAGACAGAATTCTTAATAAAATAAAAGAAAAATCCGGAGAATGGTTTGATCCTGATTTAGTAAAAGCATTTTTAAAATTGGCTAAAAAAGAATCTTTTTGGTTAAATTTAGAAACCAAAGAATATAATAATATTTTAGAAGAATGGGGAAAAGAAACTCAAATCAAAATAAATTTAAAAAATCTGGAATCTTTAGCAACTATTTTAGCACATTTAATAGATCGAATAAGTCCTTTTACTTCTCGCCATAGTACAGGAGTTTCAACTATTGCTGCTATGTTGACTCATGAGTTAGGGTATGAAGAATTAGAACAACGTGTAATTAGAATTGCTGGTTTATTTCATGATTTAGGTAAATTGATTATTCCAGCTGAAATAATAGAGAAAGAAGCGGAATTGACTGATAAGGAATATAAAATTATAAAACAACATTCCTATTATACATATAGATTATTAAAGAAAATAAGAGGATTGGGAAGTATGCCTGAATGGGCAGCTTTTCATCATGAAAGATTGGATGGCAGTGGCTATCCTTTTCGTTTTTCATCAGAAGATATTAATATAGGGAGTAGAATAATGGCAGTAAGTGATGTATTTCAGGCTCTTACTGAAGATCGTCCTTACAGATCAGCTTTTACTATATCTAAGGCGCTGGAAATAATGGAAGAGATGGTTGAAAATAATAAAATTGATGAAAATATTTTTTTAACTTTAAAACAAAGTATATAA
- a CDS encoding ferritin family protein: protein MKEVLEGILEAIEDEIQAQNKYKTLKEQAENDKAKALFDQLIQDEKGHEKLLRSRYEALKSQMENTDNG from the coding sequence ATGAAAGAAGTACTAGAAGGTATTCTAGAAGCTATTGAAGATGAAATCCAGGCCCAAAATAAGTATAAAACTTTGAAAGAGCAGGCTGAAAATGATAAAGCTAAAGCTCTTTTTGATCAATTAATACAGGATGAAAAAGGACATGAAAAATTACTTCGTTCAAGATATGAAGCACTTAAATCACAAATGGAAAATACAGATAATGGATAA
- a CDS encoding ABC transporter ATP-binding protein produces the protein MNKNELIRVENLKKYFELGGGFFSRSKEVVKAVDGLNFTIFSGETLGIVGESGCGKSTTGRLLMRLLEPTKGDIFYKDKNLVNIEGKELKDMRQRFQMIFQDPYASLDPRMKVEKIIEEPLRTHNYPKKERKERINELLEQVSIPESYKDRYPHEFSGGQRQRIGIARALALNPEFIVADEPVASLDVSIQAQILNLMNNLQKEFDLTYFFIAHDLSVVQYISDRIGVMYLGQLVELAESDEVYYNPIHPYTRALLSAIPLPDPDVEHNEIPLKGEVASPVNPPSGCRFHTRCPYAEKICSEKIPQFKEIKQDHYVACHLNPGFEN, from the coding sequence ATGAATAAAAATGAATTAATTAGAGTTGAGAATCTCAAAAAATATTTTGAACTTGGAGGAGGTTTCTTTTCTCGTTCAAAAGAAGTTGTAAAAGCGGTAGATGGACTTAATTTTACAATATTTTCAGGTGAAACCCTTGGAATTGTAGGAGAATCAGGTTGTGGTAAATCAACAACAGGAAGACTACTTATGCGGCTTTTGGAGCCTACTAAGGGGGATATATTTTACAAAGATAAAAATTTAGTAAATATAGAGGGAAAAGAATTAAAAGATATGAGACAGAGATTTCAAATGATTTTTCAGGATCCATACGCTTCTTTGGATCCTAGAATGAAAGTTGAAAAAATAATTGAAGAGCCTCTTCGGACTCATAATTATCCTAAAAAAGAGAGAAAAGAAAGAATCAATGAACTATTAGAACAGGTAAGTATTCCAGAAAGTTATAAAGATCGTTATCCTCATGAATTTTCTGGGGGACAGAGACAGAGGATTGGTATTGCTAGAGCACTTGCTTTAAATCCTGAATTTATAGTAGCAGATGAACCTGTAGCCTCTCTAGATGTTTCAATACAGGCTCAGATATTAAATCTCATGAATAATTTGCAAAAAGAATTTGATTTAACTTACTTTTTTATTGCTCATGATCTGAGTGTGGTTCAATATATTAGTGACCGTATAGGAGTTATGTATTTGGGACAATTAGTAGAATTGGCTGAAAGTGATGAAGTATATTATAATCCTATACATCCTTATACTAGAGCTCTTCTTTCAGCAATTCCTTTACCTGACCCTGATGTAGAACATAATGAAATCCCTTTAAAAGGAGAAGTTGCTAGTCCAGTTAATCCTCCTTCAGGATGTAGATTTCATACACGTTGTCCGTATGCAGAAAAGATATGTTCAGAAAAAATACCACAATTCAAAGAAATAAAACAGGATCATTATGTAGCCTGTCATTTAAATCCCGGTTTTGAAAATTAA
- a CDS encoding ABC transporter ATP-binding protein: protein MNNKLLEVKNLKTHFKTREGTVKAVDGIDFKVDRNEILSIVGESGCGKSVTSRTIMGLIGHEKSEIVDGEVYFKGENLLEKSKEEMRNIRGDEISIIFQDPMTSLNPVYTVGDQIAEVPIIHEKENKKSAFKRAIDMLKKVGIPSAEARAKQYPHQFSGGMRQRGVIGMSLVCSPDLLIADEPTTALDVTIQSQILKLLLKLREDMDSGIILITHNLGVVAEISDSVAVMYAGKLMEKASVSDLFNKTSHPYTKGLLASLPVPGKKKELTPIEGQPPDLHNLPSGCRFSHRCPKAMEKCHKEAPPMFEVGKNHYSACWLEGDKNE from the coding sequence ATGAATAATAAATTACTTGAAGTTAAAAATTTAAAAACACATTTTAAAACAAGAGAAGGTACAGTAAAAGCAGTAGATGGAATAGATTTCAAAGTAGATAGAAATGAAATTTTATCTATAGTTGGAGAATCAGGTTGTGGTAAAAGTGTTACTTCAAGAACAATTATGGGATTAATTGGTCATGAAAAAAGTGAAATAGTTGATGGGGAAGTATATTTTAAAGGAGAAAATCTTTTAGAAAAATCAAAAGAAGAGATGAGAAATATTAGAGGAGATGAAATTTCAATAATATTTCAGGATCCGATGACTTCTCTTAATCCTGTTTATACAGTTGGAGACCAAATTGCAGAAGTTCCAATTATTCATGAAAAAGAAAATAAAAAATCTGCTTTCAAAAGAGCGATAGATATGTTAAAAAAAGTGGGAATACCTTCTGCTGAGGCAAGAGCTAAACAATATCCACATCAGTTTAGTGGAGGAATGAGACAAAGAGGAGTAATTGGAATGTCACTTGTTTGTAGCCCTGATCTTTTAATTGCAGATGAACCTACAACTGCTCTTGATGTTACTATCCAATCTCAAATTTTAAAATTACTTCTTAAATTAAGAGAAGATATGGATTCGGGTATAATACTTATAACTCATAATTTAGGGGTAGTAGCAGAAATAAGTGATTCAGTAGCAGTCATGTATGCCGGTAAGTTAATGGAAAAAGCATCTGTAAGTGATTTGTTTAATAAAACATCTCATCCCTATACTAAAGGTTTATTAGCTTCTTTACCAGTTCCTGGAAAAAAGAAAGAATTAACTCCTATAGAAGGACAGCCACCTGATCTTCATAATCTTCCTTCAGGATGTAGATTTTCGCATAGATGTCCAAAAGCTATGGAAAAATGTCATAAAGAAGCTCCACCAATGTTTGAAGTTGGTAAAAACCATTATTCTGCATGTTGGTTAGAAGGTGATAAGAATGAATAA
- a CDS encoding ABC transporter permease, protein MREIFLRFYKNKLAFTGFVLLVIFLIFALAAPLIAPYDPYKMNPRSTLEGPSEKHWFGTDQFGRDILSRIIYGTRISFRVGLISVSIALVIGVIMGTVAGYYGGWVDGVLSRLMDIMFSFPHILLALVIMALLGSSLNNVMIAIGIVYTPIFARIARGAVLSIKDTLYIEAAHSMGVKDIVIMWRHILPNILAPIIVQTTLSFGFAIRAEAALSFLGLGVEPDVPSWGIMLNMGTNWMESAWWVAIFPGLAATLAILSFNVLGDGLRDALDPKLKNELEE, encoded by the coding sequence TTGCGCGAAATATTTTTAAGATTTTATAAAAATAAACTGGCATTTACTGGTTTTGTATTATTAGTTATATTTTTAATTTTTGCTTTAGCTGCTCCTTTAATTGCCCCTTATGACCCCTATAAAATGAATCCTAGATCAACTTTAGAAGGTCCTAGTGAAAAACATTGGTTTGGAACTGATCAGTTTGGAAGAGATATATTGAGCAGAATAATATATGGTACCCGTATTTCATTTCGAGTAGGATTAATATCTGTAAGTATTGCTCTGGTTATAGGTGTTATAATGGGAACTGTAGCTGGTTATTATGGTGGATGGGTTGATGGTGTTTTATCCCGGCTAATGGATATAATGTTTTCTTTTCCTCATATTTTATTAGCCCTTGTTATAATGGCCTTATTAGGATCAAGTTTAAATAATGTGATGATTGCAATTGGGATAGTATATACTCCAATTTTTGCTAGAATTGCCAGAGGTGCAGTTTTATCTATAAAAGATACTTTATATATAGAAGCAGCTCATTCAATGGGAGTTAAAGATATAGTAATTATGTGGAGACATATTCTTCCTAATATTTTGGCTCCAATAATTGTGCAAACTACTTTATCTTTTGGTTTTGCTATTAGAGCTGAAGCAGCATTAAGTTTTTTGGGTTTAGGTGTTGAACCTGATGTTCCCTCCTGGGGCATTATGCTTAATATGGGAACTAATTGGATGGAATCTGCCTGGTGGGTAGCTATATTTCCGGGTTTAGCTGCAACGCTTGCTATTTTGAGTTTCAATGTTTTAGGAGATGGTTTGCGTGATGCTCTTGATCCAAAATTGAAAAATGAGCTTGAAGAATAG
- a CDS encoding ABC transporter permease, whose amino-acid sequence MWKYIMKRILVAIPVLIGISIIAFFIIRLVPGDTVTAMLGVNYNQEQAEELREKYGLDKSLPVQYAKWIGNIFRGDMGRSFFTNEPVTKTIIERLPVTFQLMLMSLFYCIFIAIPLGTIAAIKRNSAADYGASFLGLLGVSIPNFWLGTVMILILSLKLKLFPSGGFVPISESLSANLHHMFMPSIALGAAVGAVIMRMTRSSMLEVLGKDYIEMARAKGVTEKTLVIGHALKNALIPVVTVIGIQMGYLLGGSVVIEKIFSLPGIGQLALQAITNRDYALMQGTILLVASGFVIINLIVDIIYAVIDPRIRY is encoded by the coding sequence ATGTGGAAATATATAATGAAAAGAATTTTAGTTGCTATACCAGTATTGATTGGGATTTCAATTATAGCCTTTTTTATAATTAGGCTAGTTCCGGGTGATACAGTAACTGCTATGTTGGGAGTTAATTATAATCAAGAACAGGCAGAAGAATTAAGAGAAAAATATGGTCTGGATAAATCCCTGCCAGTACAATATGCAAAATGGATTGGAAATATTTTTAGAGGTGATATGGGTAGATCATTTTTCACAAATGAACCTGTTACCAAAACTATTATTGAACGATTGCCAGTTACTTTTCAACTCATGTTAATGAGTTTGTTTTATTGTATATTTATAGCTATTCCCTTAGGCACTATTGCAGCCATTAAGAGGAATAGTGCTGCTGATTATGGGGCCAGTTTTTTAGGTTTACTGGGGGTTTCAATACCAAATTTTTGGTTAGGGACAGTTATGATATTAATTCTTTCCTTAAAACTAAAATTATTTCCTTCAGGAGGATTTGTTCCTATCAGTGAATCTTTATCAGCTAATCTGCATCATATGTTTATGCCATCTATTGCATTGGGAGCTGCTGTAGGAGCAGTAATAATGAGAATGACTCGTTCTTCTATGCTAGAAGTTCTAGGAAAAGACTATATTGAAATGGCAAGGGCAAAAGGTGTAACAGAAAAAACTCTAGTTATTGGTCATGCTTTAAAAAATGCTCTGATACCAGTTGTAACTGTTATTGGAATACAAATGGGTTATCTTCTGGGAGGCTCAGTAGTAATAGAAAAAATATTTTCTTTACCTGGAATTGGTCAGCTTGCGCTTCAAGCTATAACAAATAGAGACTATGCACTTATGCAGGGAACCATTCTTTTGGTAGCTAGTGGGTTTGTTATTATAAATTTAATTGTAGATATTATTTATGCTGTAATAGATCCAAGAATCAGATATTAA